A genome region from Natronosalvus rutilus includes the following:
- a CDS encoding FAD-binding and (Fe-S)-binding domain-containing protein: MATERGVDPAADSRATYDYRSDDVDRPALVEDIARVVEGDVRADSYSRSLYATDASIYEMTPIAVVFPTSTADVAAVMDYCARREIPVLPRGGGTSLAGQSVNEAVVLDFTTDMDALLEVDLDARRATAQPGITLGRLNEAVAPHDLKFAPDPAWGDKSALGGAIGNNSTGAHSLQYGKTDAYVEEVEVVLADGTVTRFGEVALADLSDLADGDDLESQIYAEVERILEEEGERIADRYPDLKRNVSGYNLDWLLEDARGSIREAGERDADGGTINLAKLLCGSEGTLAIVTEATVALEPIPETKSMALLTYDSVLEAVADVEPIVAHDPAAVELVDDVLIDLARGTAEFVEVTEMLPEGTGAVLLVEFYAEDDADGKRKVANLLADRCPAVATAVEADPAGKRPDLEADVRAFDALEAYDEATRSNVWKLRKSGLPILLSRTTDEKHVAFIEDTAIPPEHLAAFVADFQEVLEDHDTYASFYAHAGPGVLHIRPLVNTKTGAGVENMESIADAATDLVVEYDGSVSGEHGDGRARTQWNRKLYGDELWETFERLKTAFDPDWLLNPGQVVFREDDPTAMTENHRFGPGYAFDADFEPKLEWDVDNGFQGMVELCHGCGGCRGDQSTTGGVMCPTYRASREEITSTRGRANALRQAMSGDLEPGEAFTDEFLDEVLDLCIGCKGCAIDCPSEVDMAKLKAEVTHEHHQRDGASLRDRLFANVHDLSRWGSRLAPLSNLGPKLPGARRVMEAVAGISADKPLPRFHRRTFTNWFQDRSGTLRPLSGATRKAVVYPDTFTTYNNPEAGKAAVRVLEAAGVHVAVPDDLGDTGRPAFSKGFLEQAKATAQENVETLEPALEDGWDVVVLEPSDAVMFQSDYLDLLGEDARSLSQATYGVCEYLDAFDLDEDLSFVSGNETLTYHGHCHQKATRKDHHAVGVLRRAGYRVDPLDSGCCGMAGSFGYEAEHASMSAAIGRILYDQVDESPGDRVVAPGASCRTQLAAGQGRRARPQTPIECLEEALETQSKY; encoded by the coding sequence TCCCGACCTCGACGGCCGACGTCGCCGCCGTGATGGACTACTGCGCTCGCCGCGAGATTCCCGTCCTCCCCCGCGGCGGTGGGACCAGCCTCGCCGGCCAGAGCGTCAACGAGGCCGTCGTCCTCGACTTCACGACCGACATGGACGCCCTCCTCGAGGTCGACCTCGACGCTCGGCGCGCGACCGCCCAGCCCGGAATCACGCTCGGGCGGCTCAACGAGGCCGTCGCCCCCCACGACCTGAAGTTCGCGCCCGACCCTGCCTGGGGCGACAAGAGCGCCCTCGGGGGCGCCATCGGAAACAACTCGACGGGGGCCCACTCCCTGCAGTACGGTAAGACCGACGCCTACGTCGAGGAGGTGGAAGTCGTCCTCGCCGACGGCACCGTCACCCGCTTCGGCGAGGTCGCTCTCGCGGACCTCTCCGACCTCGCCGACGGCGACGACCTCGAGTCGCAAATTTACGCCGAAGTCGAGCGGATTCTCGAGGAGGAAGGCGAGCGTATCGCCGATCGGTACCCCGACCTCAAGCGAAACGTCTCGGGGTACAACCTGGACTGGCTGCTCGAGGACGCCCGGGGATCGATTCGGGAGGCCGGCGAACGCGACGCCGACGGTGGGACGATCAACCTCGCGAAACTCCTCTGTGGCAGCGAGGGCACGCTCGCCATCGTCACCGAGGCCACCGTCGCCCTCGAGCCGATTCCCGAGACCAAGAGCATGGCCCTACTGACCTACGACAGCGTGCTCGAGGCGGTCGCCGATGTCGAACCCATCGTCGCACACGACCCCGCCGCGGTCGAACTGGTCGACGACGTGTTGATCGACCTCGCGCGCGGGACCGCGGAGTTCGTCGAGGTGACCGAGATGCTTCCGGAGGGCACGGGTGCAGTCCTCCTCGTGGAGTTCTACGCCGAGGACGACGCCGACGGGAAACGAAAGGTGGCGAACCTGCTCGCCGACCGCTGTCCGGCCGTCGCGACGGCCGTCGAAGCCGACCCCGCCGGCAAACGGCCCGACCTGGAGGCTGACGTCCGCGCGTTCGACGCCCTCGAGGCCTACGACGAGGCCACCAGGTCGAACGTCTGGAAGCTCCGCAAGTCAGGCCTCCCGATCTTGCTCTCGCGGACGACCGACGAGAAACACGTCGCGTTCATCGAAGACACCGCCATCCCGCCCGAACACCTCGCCGCGTTCGTCGCCGACTTCCAGGAGGTGCTGGAAGACCACGACACCTACGCGAGTTTCTACGCCCACGCCGGCCCCGGCGTCCTCCACATCCGGCCGCTCGTGAACACCAAAACTGGCGCCGGAGTCGAGAATATGGAGTCCATCGCCGACGCCGCGACGGACCTGGTCGTCGAGTACGACGGGTCGGTCTCGGGCGAACACGGCGACGGCCGCGCGCGCACGCAGTGGAACCGCAAACTGTACGGCGACGAGCTCTGGGAGACCTTCGAGCGGCTGAAGACGGCGTTCGACCCCGACTGGCTCCTGAACCCCGGCCAGGTCGTCTTCCGCGAGGACGACCCCACGGCGATGACCGAGAACCACCGCTTCGGCCCCGGATACGCCTTCGACGCCGATTTCGAACCCAAGCTCGAGTGGGACGTCGACAACGGCTTCCAGGGCATGGTCGAACTCTGTCACGGCTGTGGCGGCTGTCGCGGCGACCAGTCGACGACCGGCGGCGTGATGTGTCCGACCTACCGGGCCAGCCGCGAGGAGATCACCAGCACGCGCGGGCGGGCGAACGCGCTTCGGCAGGCGATGAGTGGCGACCTCGAGCCCGGCGAGGCCTTCACCGACGAGTTCCTCGACGAAGTCCTCGACCTCTGTATCGGCTGCAAGGGCTGTGCGATCGACTGCCCCAGCGAGGTCGACATGGCGAAGCTCAAAGCCGAGGTGACCCACGAGCACCACCAAAGAGACGGCGCGAGCCTGCGCGACCGCCTGTTCGCGAACGTCCACGACCTCTCACGGTGGGGCTCCCGACTGGCTCCGCTGTCGAACCTCGGACCGAAGCTCCCCGGTGCACGGCGGGTGATGGAGGCCGTCGCCGGCATCAGCGCCGACAAACCCCTGCCTCGGTTCCACCGGCGGACGTTCACCAACTGGTTCCAGGATCGTAGCGGCACCTTGCGGCCGCTGTCGGGAGCGACGCGGAAGGCAGTCGTCTACCCGGACACGTTCACGACCTACAACAACCCCGAGGCGGGGAAAGCCGCCGTGCGAGTCCTCGAGGCTGCCGGCGTCCACGTCGCGGTGCCGGACGACCTGGGCGATACGGGCCGCCCCGCGTTCTCGAAGGGGTTTCTCGAGCAGGCGAAGGCGACCGCCCAGGAGAACGTGGAGACGCTCGAACCCGCACTCGAGGATGGCTGGGACGTGGTCGTCCTCGAGCCCTCCGACGCCGTCATGTTCCAGTCGGATTACCTCGACCTCCTCGGCGAGGACGCCCGTTCCCTCTCGCAGGCGACCTACGGGGTCTGTGAGTACCTCGACGCGTTCGACCTGGACGAGGACCTCTCGTTCGTGTCGGGGAACGAGACGCTGACCTACCACGGCCACTGCCACCAGAAAGCGACCCGGAAGGACCACCACGCCGTCGGGGTCCTCCGGCGAGCAGGCTACCGCGTCGACCCGCTCGACTCGGGCTGTTGCGGGATGGCCGGCAGTTTCGGCTACGAGGCCGAACACGCCTCGATGAGTGCGGCAATCGGACGGATCCTGTACGATCAGGTCGACGAGAGCCCAGGGGACCGAGTCGTCGCCCCCGGTGCCTCCTGTCGCACTCAGTTAGCGGCGGGCCAGGGGCGACGCGCCCGCCCGCAGACGCCCATCGAGTGCCTCGAAGAGGCCCTGGAGACACAATCGAAGTATTAA
- a CDS encoding DUF7521 family protein, protein MSPHAPGDVTVMIALTIVKTLILVVGGTITYLTLKAYRRTRRRELGLLAVGFGVVTLGFVLAGVLFEVLEVALPVGILIESLLVLGGFLVIAYSLYVD, encoded by the coding sequence ATGAGTCCGCACGCACCCGGCGACGTGACCGTGATGATCGCGTTGACGATCGTCAAGACGCTGATCCTGGTCGTCGGCGGGACCATCACGTATCTGACGCTCAAGGCCTATCGGCGAACCAGACGACGCGAACTCGGCCTGCTCGCGGTCGGATTCGGCGTCGTGACGCTCGGGTTCGTCCTCGCCGGCGTGCTCTTCGAAGTGCTCGAGGTGGCGCTGCCTGTGGGTATTTTGATCGAGAGTCTGCTCGTGCTCGGGGGCTTTCTGGTGATCGCGTACTCGCTGTACGTGGATTGA
- a CDS encoding winged helix-turn-helix domain-containing protein has protein sequence MVRDPLTSDVAPSAEDICAALDDPDSREIIRHLDEPMTAAELNARCDIPQSTLYRKLESLTEATLLEESTEIRRDGHHASKYGVAFSEITLVLEDDNTLGARIERPPRTADERLADLWSEVREEL, from the coding sequence ATGGTTCGGGATCCACTCACCTCGGACGTCGCCCCCTCGGCCGAGGACATCTGCGCCGCCCTGGACGATCCCGATAGCCGTGAAATCATCCGCCACCTCGACGAACCCATGACAGCCGCAGAACTCAACGCCCGCTGTGACATCCCACAGTCGACGCTGTACCGAAAACTCGAGTCGCTGACCGAAGCGACCCTGCTCGAAGAGTCGACCGAGATTCGACGCGACGGCCACCACGCGAGCAAGTACGGGGTCGCCTTCTCCGAAATCACGCTCGTACTTGAGGACGACAACACCCTGGGCGCCAGAATCGAGCGCCCGCCGCGGACGGCCGACGAGCGTCTGGCCGACCTCTGGTCGGAAGTCCGCGAGGAACTATAG
- a CDS encoding 2-amino-3,7-dideoxy-D-threo-hept-6-ulosonate synthase, whose translation MTAGLDARLDRIGTDRRYVIVPMDHGITLGPVTGLKDIESTIDAVTRGGADAVLTQRGIAPRVHSSKNDAGYIVHLNASTTIGPDENDKRLTGTVEDAIRAGADAVSFHINVGSTHEPGQLEDLSKLTSAADRFGIPVLAMAYARGPDVAGDDPEALGHAVRLAEEVGADIVKTGYSGDADSFEHVVEATRLPVVIAGGSRGTDRQTLEMVRGAVDAGGAGVSMGRSIFQHEDPEGIARAVAAVVHEDRDVDEALELGGLALEV comes from the coding sequence TTGACAGCCGGACTCGACGCACGACTCGACCGCATCGGAACAGACAGGCGGTACGTCATCGTTCCGATGGACCACGGGATCACCCTCGGCCCCGTAACGGGCCTGAAAGACATCGAATCGACCATCGACGCGGTCACGCGCGGCGGCGCCGACGCCGTCTTGACCCAGCGCGGCATCGCCCCGCGCGTCCACTCGAGCAAGAACGACGCGGGCTACATCGTCCACCTCAACGCCTCGACGACCATCGGGCCGGACGAAAACGACAAGCGCCTCACGGGGACCGTCGAGGACGCGATCCGGGCCGGCGCCGACGCCGTTTCCTTTCACATCAACGTCGGTTCGACCCACGAGCCCGGCCAGCTCGAGGACCTCTCCAAACTGACCAGCGCGGCCGACCGCTTTGGCATCCCGGTCCTCGCGATGGCCTACGCGCGCGGCCCCGACGTCGCGGGCGACGACCCCGAGGCGCTCGGCCACGCCGTCCGTCTCGCCGAGGAGGTCGGCGCCGATATCGTAAAAACCGGCTACAGCGGCGACGCCGACAGCTTCGAACACGTCGTCGAGGCCACTCGGCTTCCGGTCGTCATCGCCGGCGGTTCCCGCGGTACCGACCGCCAGACCCTCGAGATGGTTCGCGGAGCCGTGGACGCCGGCGGTGCTGGCGTCTCGATGGGTCGATCGATCTTCCAGCACGAGGACCCCGAGGGGATCGCCCGTGCCGTCGCCGCCGTGGTCCACGAGGACCGGGACGTCGACGAGGCGCTCGAACTCGGCGGACTGGCGCTCGAGGTCTGA
- the trpA gene encoding tryptophan synthase subunit alpha, translating into MSDRIDAAFAGGPAFVPYLAAGDPTYEASLEYVEALDRGGADVIELGLPFSEPIAEGPTIQEAVVRALEGGMTPERFFAFVEDLEVEAPLVCMTYYNLIYQFGEEQGPRPFVERAAEAGLEGFVVPNLPAEEADPLRDACDEFGLDLIFIVAPTTRGERLERMRERVSGYVYVQARLGTTGAREDVSDHTNASLERLADWDVPKAVGFGIKTGDHAERIVASGADGVIVGSALVDIVAEGHENDEPTAETAARLEAKARELAEGAARGANPENVPQPEQP; encoded by the coding sequence ATGAGCGACCGCATCGACGCGGCGTTCGCCGGCGGCCCCGCGTTCGTCCCGTACCTTGCGGCGGGCGATCCGACCTACGAGGCCTCCCTCGAGTACGTCGAGGCCCTGGATCGGGGCGGCGCGGACGTAATCGAACTCGGCCTGCCGTTCTCGGAACCGATCGCGGAGGGGCCGACGATCCAGGAGGCCGTCGTTCGCGCACTCGAAGGCGGGATGACGCCCGAGCGCTTCTTCGCGTTCGTCGAGGACCTCGAGGTCGAGGCGCCGCTGGTGTGTATGACGTATTACAACCTGATTTACCAATTTGGCGAAGAGCAGGGCCCTCGCCCCTTCGTCGAACGCGCTGCCGAGGCCGGCCTCGAGGGCTTCGTCGTCCCCAACTTACCGGCAGAGGAGGCCGACCCGCTGCGCGACGCGTGCGACGAGTTCGGCCTCGACCTGATCTTCATCGTCGCGCCCACCACCCGCGGCGAGCGCCTCGAACGCATGCGCGAGCGCGTCTCGGGGTACGTCTACGTCCAGGCGCGACTCGGAACGACCGGCGCGCGCGAGGACGTCTCCGATCATACCAACGCGAGCCTCGAGCGACTGGCCGACTGGGACGTCCCGAAGGCGGTCGGCTTCGGCATTAAGACCGGTGACCACGCCGAACGCATCGTCGCCTCGGGGGCCGATGGGGTCATCGTCGGGAGCGCCCTGGTGGACATTGTCGCCGAGGGCCACGAGAACGACGAACCGACCGCCGAGACCGCGGCCCGCCTCGAAGCGAAGGCTCGCGAACTCGCCGAGGGCGCCGCCCGCGGCGCGAACCCGGAAAACGTACCGCAACCAGAACAGCCATAA
- the trpB gene encoding tryptophan synthase subunit beta, whose product MTELETSDDGTERTPSARENETEHEGDDRSLEDGTFGRFGGQYVPEALMPALEELEDAYQRYVLANEDGFMDEFRRRLRDFGGRPTPLQRADRLSERYGRDVYLKREDLVHGGAHKLNNALGQVLLAKYMGKERIIAETGAGQHGTATAMAAAHLDMPCEIYMGRTDVNRQRPNVFRMRINGAEVNPVDAGRGTLKEAISETMRDWSQTVENTHYVIGSVVGPHPFPAMVRDFQSVISEEAREQCLEQIGSLPDSVLACAGGGSNTIGAFHHFTADESVSLYAVEAGGSSLEVDEDAGVAPNSATLSTGTEGVLHGARTHLLQDSHGQIMESHSVSAGLDYAGVGPELAHLVESGRVTPVTVDDDAALEAFHRLSTEEGIIPALETAHAFGFLHEAAGRDDADEVLGDSVVVTVSGRGDKDLETVIEETEKRGLEAAPDLSVFASEGGLR is encoded by the coding sequence ATGACCGAGTTAGAGACAAGCGACGACGGCACCGAGCGCACTCCATCCGCGCGCGAGAACGAAACCGAACACGAGGGGGACGATCGATCTCTCGAGGACGGTACCTTCGGCCGCTTCGGCGGCCAGTACGTCCCCGAGGCGCTGATGCCCGCCCTCGAGGAACTCGAGGACGCCTACCAGCGGTACGTCCTCGCGAACGAGGACGGCTTCATGGACGAGTTCCGCCGACGGCTCCGGGACTTCGGGGGACGACCGACGCCGCTCCAACGGGCCGACCGACTCAGCGAGCGCTATGGCCGCGACGTGTACCTCAAGCGCGAGGACCTGGTCCACGGCGGCGCGCACAAACTGAACAACGCGCTCGGGCAGGTCCTGCTCGCGAAGTACATGGGCAAAGAGCGAATCATCGCCGAGACCGGCGCAGGCCAGCACGGGACCGCGACCGCGATGGCCGCCGCCCACCTGGACATGCCCTGCGAAATCTACATGGGTCGGACGGACGTGAACCGCCAGCGACCCAACGTCTTCCGGATGCGGATCAACGGCGCGGAGGTGAACCCGGTCGATGCGGGCCGCGGAACGCTCAAGGAGGCCATCTCGGAGACGATGCGCGACTGGTCTCAGACGGTCGAGAACACCCACTACGTCATCGGCTCGGTCGTCGGCCCCCACCCGTTCCCGGCGATGGTCCGGGACTTTCAATCGGTAATCTCCGAGGAAGCGCGCGAGCAGTGTCTCGAGCAGATCGGCTCGCTGCCGGATTCGGTGCTCGCCTGCGCGGGCGGCGGGTCGAACACGATAGGTGCGTTTCACCACTTTACCGCCGATGAATCCGTGTCGCTCTACGCCGTCGAAGCCGGCGGCTCCTCCCTCGAGGTCGACGAGGACGCGGGGGTCGCGCCCAACTCCGCGACGCTCTCGACGGGCACCGAGGGCGTCCTCCACGGCGCGCGAACGCACCTCCTGCAGGACTCCCACGGCCAGATCATGGAATCCCACAGCGTCTCCGCCGGCCTCGACTACGCCGGCGTCGGCCCCGAACTCGCCCACCTCGTCGAGTCGGGTCGAGTCACGCCCGTCACCGTCGACGACGACGCCGCGCTCGAGGCCTTCCACCGCCTCTCGACCGAGGAGGGGATCATCCCAGCACTCGAGACGGCCCACGCGTTCGGTTTCCTCCACGAAGCGGCCGGCCGCGACGACGCCGACGAGGTGCTGGGCGATTCGGTCGTCGTCACCGTCTCCGGTCGCGGCGACAAGGACCTCGAGACGGTGATCGAGGAGACGGAAAAACGAGGGCTCGAGGCCGCGCCCGACCTGTCGGTCTTCGCGAGCGAGGGGGGCCTGCGATGA
- the trpC gene encoding indole-3-glycerol phosphate synthase, with translation METTGDLAASVRSILESAGERGGADAVLDVDPRSVERALERAEADGRVPIIAEVKPTSPTSDGVRNDDPATLAQEMVAGGATAISVLTEPTHFGGSADALRDVRAAVDVPVLRKDFVLEEAHLDLVEADLVLLIARFVDDLAGLLAAARDRGFQVLVEVHDRAELETALEAGAEVIGVNNRDLARLEVDLETFESVAPHVPDDVTLIAESGISTPADVRRMREAGADALLVGSAIMDHAGETDGDVRANTRRLTTAETDTT, from the coding sequence ATGGAAACCACTGGCGACCTCGCGGCCTCCGTCCGGTCGATTCTCGAGTCGGCCGGCGAACGCGGCGGAGCCGACGCGGTTCTCGACGTCGACCCGCGCTCGGTTGAACGCGCGCTCGAGCGGGCCGAAGCCGACGGACGGGTGCCGATCATCGCGGAAGTAAAACCGACGAGCCCCACGAGCGACGGGGTTCGGAACGACGACCCGGCTACCCTCGCCCAGGAGATGGTCGCGGGCGGGGCGACGGCCATCTCCGTCCTCACCGAACCGACTCACTTCGGCGGCTCCGCTGACGCCCTTCGAGACGTTCGAGCGGCCGTCGACGTCCCCGTGCTCCGCAAGGATTTCGTCCTCGAGGAAGCCCATCTCGACCTCGTGGAGGCCGATCTCGTGCTCCTGATCGCCCGCTTCGTCGACGACCTCGCGGGACTGCTCGCTGCCGCGCGGGATCGAGGTTTTCAGGTCCTCGTGGAGGTCCACGATCGGGCGGAACTCGAGACGGCCCTCGAGGCGGGCGCCGAGGTCATTGGCGTGAACAACCGTGACCTGGCTCGCCTCGAGGTCGACCTCGAAACCTTCGAGTCGGTCGCGCCCCACGTCCCTGACGACGTGACGCTGATCGCAGAGAGCGGCATCTCGACGCCGGCGGACGTTCGGCGAATGCGCGAGGCGGGCGCCGACGCCCTCCTGGTCGGGAGCGCGATCATGGATCACGCGGGCGAGACGGACGGCGACGTGCGTGCGAACACCCGGCGGCTGACGACGGCGGAGACTGATACGACATGA
- the aroA gene encoding 3-phosphoshikimate 1-carboxyvinyltransferase translates to MHVTLSPSSVRGTARAPPSKSYTHRAILAAGYADEATVHDPLWSADTKATARAVEAFGGDVLRAGDDRLEVSGFDGRPAVPENVIDCANSGTTMRLVTATAAVADGTTVLTGDESLRSRPQGPLLEAIDDLGGQAFSTRGNGQAPLVVTGPVSGNRVSIPGDVSSQYVSALLMAGGLLEDGLEIALETELKSAPYVDVTLEVLEDFGVAARHTDDGFAVDGGQSYQAAGGSYHVPGDFSSISYLAAAGAVAGDESVRVRGVYPSAQGDSAILEALECMGADVAWDREEGVLEVSRSDLEGVEVSVADTPDLLPTIAVLGAVAEGDTHITNAEHVRYKETDRVSAMAEELGKMGVRTTEERDSLTVHGDDSSLEGAAVDGRGDHRIVMSLAVAALQAEGETRIAGGEHVDVSFPSFFDVLYDLGASLERSA, encoded by the coding sequence ATGCACGTCACTCTCTCGCCCTCGAGCGTTCGCGGGACCGCTCGCGCCCCGCCGTCGAAGAGTTACACTCACCGGGCCATTCTGGCCGCGGGCTACGCCGACGAGGCGACCGTCCACGACCCGCTCTGGTCGGCCGACACGAAGGCGACTGCACGCGCCGTCGAGGCATTCGGCGGGGACGTCCTGCGGGCGGGCGACGACCGCCTCGAAGTATCTGGGTTCGACGGTCGGCCCGCAGTCCCGGAAAACGTGATCGACTGCGCCAACAGCGGCACAACGATGCGCCTGGTCACCGCGACCGCGGCGGTGGCCGACGGCACGACCGTCCTCACGGGCGACGAATCGCTCCGCTCGCGCCCGCAGGGACCGCTGCTCGAGGCGATCGATGACCTCGGCGGCCAGGCGTTCAGCACGCGCGGGAACGGTCAGGCGCCGCTGGTCGTGACTGGTCCCGTTTCCGGAAACCGTGTCTCGATCCCCGGCGACGTCTCCTCCCAGTACGTGTCGGCCCTGCTGATGGCCGGCGGCCTGCTCGAGGACGGCCTCGAGATTGCCCTCGAGACGGAACTCAAGTCGGCGCCCTACGTCGACGTCACCCTTGAGGTCCTCGAGGACTTCGGCGTCGCCGCCCGGCACACGGACGACGGCTTCGCCGTCGACGGCGGGCAGTCCTACCAGGCCGCGGGCGGTTCGTACCACGTCCCCGGCGACTTCTCCTCGATTTCGTACCTGGCGGCCGCGGGCGCCGTCGCCGGCGACGAAAGCGTCCGCGTCCGCGGCGTCTATCCGAGCGCACAGGGCGACAGCGCCATCCTCGAGGCCCTCGAATGCATGGGTGCCGACGTGGCCTGGGACCGCGAGGAGGGGGTCCTCGAGGTCTCCCGAAGCGACCTCGAGGGCGTCGAGGTGTCGGTCGCGGACACCCCCGACCTGCTGCCGACGATTGCGGTCCTGGGCGCCGTCGCCGAGGGTGACACCCATATCACGAACGCCGAACACGTCCGTTACAAGGAGACCGACCGCGTGAGCGCGATGGCCGAAGAGTTGGGAAAGATGGGCGTGCGGACGACGGAGGAACGCGATTCCCTGACCGTTCACGGCGACGATTCCTCGCTCGAGGGCGCGGCAGTTGACGGCCGGGGCGACCACCGGATCGTCATGTCGCTGGCCGTCGCGGCCCTCCAGGCGGAGGGCGAGACGCGCATCGCAGGTGGCGAACACGTCGACGTCTCGTTCCCGTCGTTCTTCGACGTGCTCTACGACCTGGGAGCAAGCCTCGAGCGGTCGGCGTAG